The genome window ATCCGACGCTGCTCCGCTGGCCCGAGCGCTGGCCGCGCCCGGCGCGGCTGTTCGCGCGGCCTGAACCGATCGACACCATGGCGCTGCTTCCCGATCATCCTCCGGTCCATTTTATCTGGCGCGGCATCCGGCGGCGGGTGAAGCGGGCCGATGGCCCGGAACGCATCTATGGCGAATGGCATATGAGCGAAGCGGAGTGGCTCAGCGTCCGGGATTATTTCCTTCTCGAGGATGAAACAGGCGCGCGCTACTGGGTGTTCCGACAGGGTGACGGCATGGACAGCGCGACCGGCGGACAGGGCTGGTTCCTGCATGGGCTTTTTGGCTGAACACCAATGCCCTGTTGCCCTGCCAATGTGGGTTGATCATAGGCCTTTGAAATGGACGAAAAAGTGAAGGACCAGATTCTGCGCGCCACGGAGCGCGCGCCGCAATGGTTGCGCAATGACCTTGCCTCCAAGGATGCGGGCGTGCGCGCGCAAGCGGAGGAGATCCTTGCGACGACGATCGCTAACGCGCTGGCCAATGGAACCGGCGCGCCCGCGGAGGATTAGGGGCGCAGATTCGTTGGAGCCTGGGATGATGCGTGCCGTGGAGATTGCCGTGCCTGCGCTTCCTCTCCTCGCTATCCTTATGCTGATGGGATCTTCGGCGGCTCAAGCTGTCGATCATCACAAAGCTCTACGTGTCGTGTGCGCGCAGGGCCGCAGCTTTGGGCTTAGGATCGAAGGTCGGCAGGCGCATGTGCAACTGGCCGACAGCGAGCTGGTGCTCGTCCGCAAGCCTTCGTCGCTGGGTCAGCATTTTCGCAACGGGGACGCGACGCTGATCCTCGACGATGACTATGTCGCCTTTGTCCAGCGCGGTGACTGGGGCTGGCAGGATTGCCATATCGACCAGCCTTCCGGTTCAGATCGGTGACGAATCCATCTTGAATTGCTACGGAAAAGGCATAGCTTCAGCTTGTCGCCCCACTCTTGGAGCGACATCTCCCCTCAACCTCGGCCCCGCCGTTGAGTTAGGCTCCGGCGGGGATCCTTTTATCCTGGACCGATGGTGCCGACAGCGGCAGCATCGCGCTCAAATTGGCGGAGTGACCGCCGTGCCCGTTGACTCTCTGCCCATTGGAACAAATAGCGAACATATGCGCTATGATGTGAGAATCGGCAGGTGCCGCCATGCGATATGCTGAACTCCAATGCGCCTCGCATTTCTCCTTCCTGCGCGGGGCATCGAGCTGCGAGGAGCTGTTCACCCAGGCGGAAGCCTGTGGCCTCGACGCCCTCGCCATTACCGATCGTAACAGCCTGGCCGGAATCGTGCGCGCTCATGAGGCAGCAAAGGTCACCGGCGTCCGGTTGATCGTCGGTTGCCGGCTCGATCTTGCCGAAGGTCAGTCGCTGCTGGTCTATCCCATCGACCGATCCGGCTATGCCCATCTCTGCCGGTTGCTCAGCCGCGGCAAAAAGCGGGGCGGGAAGGGCAAGTGCATCATCGGCTGGGACGATGTCGCGGATTTTGCCGAAGGGCTGCTCGCCATATTGCTGCCCGGCGAGGTGGAGGAGGCGCAAGCCGTGATTTCGCGCTTCGCCAGGATCTTTGCCGGACGAGGCTATCTGGCGCTGACGCTGCGCCGGCGGCCGGGCGATCAACTGCGGCTGCACAATCTCTCCAACCTGGCCGCACGGCATGCGGTGCCGACGGTGATCACCGGCGATGTTCTCTATCATCATCCGCACCGCCGGGTGCTCCAGGAGGTGATGACCTGCACCCGTCATCGCTGCACGATCGATGAACTCGGCGCCCGCCGCGAACTGTATGCCGACCGCTATTTGATGCCGGCTGCGGAAATGCACCGTCTCTACGGTCGCTATCCCCAGGCGCTGGCGCGGACGCTCGAAATTGCCGACCGCTGCCGCTTCTCGCTCGACGAGCTCAAATATCAATATCCGGAAGAAGCCAGCATAACGGGCCTGACGCCGCAGGCGGCGCTGGAGCAGATGAGCTGGGAGGCGGCCAAGGTCCGCTATCCCGAGGGCGTGCCTGACAAGGTCGCGCGCCTGCTGCGCCACGAACTGGGGCTGATCGCAGAGCTTGGCTATGCGCCCTATTTTCTGACGGTGAACTCCATCGTCCGCTTCGCACGCAGCCGGGACATTCTCTGCCAGGGGCGGGGATCGGCCGCCAACAGTGCGGTCTGCTATGTCCTGGGCATCACCTCGATCGACCCCGAACGTTCCGACCTGCTGTTCGAGCGGTTCATCAGCCAGGAGCGGAAGGAGCCGCCCGATATCGACGTCGACTTCGAGCATGAGCGGCGCGAGATCGTCATGCAATGGGTGTTCGACACCTATGGCCGCGACCATAGCGCGCTTTGTTCGACCGTCATCCGCTACCGCGCCAAGGGCGCGATCAAGGATGTCGGCAAGGCGCTGGGCCTGTCGGAAGATCTGATCAAGGCGCTTTCCGGGCAGGTCTGGGGGTGGAGCGAGGAGGGCGTGCAGGAGCGCCATGCCGAGGAGCTCAATCTCAATCTCTCCGACCGGCGGTTGCGTCTGGCGCTCGATCTTGCGCGCGAACTGATCGGCACGCCGCGGCATTTGTCGCAGCATCCCGGCGGCTTTGTCCTGACCCATGACCGGCTTGATGAGCTGGTGCCGATCGAACCAGCGGCCATGGCGGACCGGCAGGTGATCGAATGGGACAAGGATGATATCGATGCGCTCAAATTTATGAAGGTCGATTGCCTGGCGCTGGGCATGCTGACGGCGATGAAGCGCGGGTTTGATTTTCTGGAACAACATAAGGGAATCCGCATGGACCTGGCTTCGATCCCGCCCGAGGATCCGCGCACCTATGCGATGATCCGCGCCGCCGACACGCTGGGCGCCTTCCAGATCGAGAGCCGGGCGCAGATGGCGATGCTCCCGCATATCAAGCCGCGCACTTTCTATGATCTGGTGATCGAGGTGGCGATCGTAAGGCCCGGCCCCATCCAGGGGGATATGGTCCATCCCTATCTGCGCCGCCGGGCGGGCAAGGAGAAGGTCGAATACCCCAAGCCCGAACTGGAAAAGGTGCTGGGCAAGACGCTGGGCGTGCCGCTGTTCCAGGAACAGGCGATGCGGGTCGCGATCGAATGCGCAGGGTTCACCGCATCCGAGGCCGACCAGCTGCGGCGCGCCATGGCGACGTTCAAGTTCACCGGCGGCGTCTCGAAATTCAAGGAAAAGCTGGTGAGCGGCATGGTCGAGCGCGGTTACACGGCGGAGTTTGCCGAGAAGACCTTCGGGCAGCTCGAGGGCTTTGGCAGTTATGGGTTCCCGGAAAGCCATGCGGCGTCGTTCGCGCTGATCGCCTATGCGTCCTGCTGGCTCAAATGCTGGCATCCTGAGATTTTCTGTGCGAGCCTGCTGAATGCCCAACCCATGGGCTTTTATGCACCGGCACAGATCGTGGCCGATGCCCGCGCGCACCGGGTGGAAGTGCGGCCGGTCTGCATCAATGCTTCCCGCTGGGATTGTACGCTGGAGCCGGCGGATGGGGATCGGTTCGCGGTGCGGCTCGGCATGCGGATGGTCACGGGGCTGAAAGAGGCTGACGCCGCTCGGATCATCGTGGCGCGGGCGGATGAACCGTTTGTCAGCGTAGAGGAGCTATGGCGTCGGGTCGGGGTAGGGATAGGCTCGCTGAACCGGCTGGCGGAAGCCGATGCGTTTCGCGGGTCGATGCGCCTGGCGCGGCGGGAGGCGCTTTGGGCGATCAAGGCGCTGCGCGACGAGCAATTGCCACTGTTTGCTGCCGCTGACGCGCGGGAGAACGGGCTCGTCCAGGAAATTGTCGAGCAGCCCGTCGCGCTGCGGCCGATGAGCGAGGGGAGGGAGGTGGTCGAGGATTATGGCCATGTCGGCCTCACCCTCCGGCAGCATCCGGTGTCGTTCCTGCGCGAGGAATTGCTGCGGCAGAAGATGGTGCCTTGCAGTGCGCTCGATCGCACCAAAGACGGGCGCTATATCTGGCTGGCCGGACTGGTGCTGGTCCGGCAGCGGCCGGGATCGGCCAAGGGCGTCATGTTCATCACCATCGAGGATGAGAGCGGGATCGCCAATCTCATCATCTGGCCGCGCATGTTCGAGCAGAACCGGCGGATCGTCATGGGGGCGCGGATGATGGGACTCTATGGGCAGGTGCAACGTGAGGGCGAGGTTGTCCATGTGATCGCGAAGAAGCTCATCGACTTGTCGCCGTTGCTGGGTTCGCTGGGTCAGAGATGGGAAGCTGGCCCTTCCTCACTCGGTCCAGACGACAGAGCGCTCAGCCACGTCGGTCCTGACACTGGGGCGGTTTTGGCTGGTCCGCCCAACCCACGGGACATCCTCGTGAGAGATCTGCACATCGATCAGGTCCGCGACCGGCCATTGATAAAGAGCAGAAATTTCCATTGAAGCTATCGCGGAAAGGCTTCAGGCACAGCAGATTTTTGGAAACTCGGGGACGTACCCGAATGTCGGCTTAGGAAACACCAAATCAAGAAAGCTGCCGTTCACAGCTCATAGAAAGTTGAGAGCCCGAACGTGCTCATTCAAGTCGCCTGAGCTTTCGGATGGCCGTATAAAGGGCTTCCTGCGAAGCA of Sphingobium sp. TKS contains these proteins:
- a CDS encoding DUF6771 family protein encodes the protein MKDQILRATERAPQWLRNDLASKDAGVRAQAEEILATTIANALANGTGAPAED
- a CDS encoding error-prone DNA polymerase, with protein sequence MRYAELQCASHFSFLRGASSCEELFTQAEACGLDALAITDRNSLAGIVRAHEAAKVTGVRLIVGCRLDLAEGQSLLVYPIDRSGYAHLCRLLSRGKKRGGKGKCIIGWDDVADFAEGLLAILLPGEVEEAQAVISRFARIFAGRGYLALTLRRRPGDQLRLHNLSNLAARHAVPTVITGDVLYHHPHRRVLQEVMTCTRHRCTIDELGARRELYADRYLMPAAEMHRLYGRYPQALARTLEIADRCRFSLDELKYQYPEEASITGLTPQAALEQMSWEAAKVRYPEGVPDKVARLLRHELGLIAELGYAPYFLTVNSIVRFARSRDILCQGRGSAANSAVCYVLGITSIDPERSDLLFERFISQERKEPPDIDVDFEHERREIVMQWVFDTYGRDHSALCSTVIRYRAKGAIKDVGKALGLSEDLIKALSGQVWGWSEEGVQERHAEELNLNLSDRRLRLALDLARELIGTPRHLSQHPGGFVLTHDRLDELVPIEPAAMADRQVIEWDKDDIDALKFMKVDCLALGMLTAMKRGFDFLEQHKGIRMDLASIPPEDPRTYAMIRAADTLGAFQIESRAQMAMLPHIKPRTFYDLVIEVAIVRPGPIQGDMVHPYLRRRAGKEKVEYPKPELEKVLGKTLGVPLFQEQAMRVAIECAGFTASEADQLRRAMATFKFTGGVSKFKEKLVSGMVERGYTAEFAEKTFGQLEGFGSYGFPESHAASFALIAYASCWLKCWHPEIFCASLLNAQPMGFYAPAQIVADARAHRVEVRPVCINASRWDCTLEPADGDRFAVRLGMRMVTGLKEADAARIIVARADEPFVSVEELWRRVGVGIGSLNRLAEADAFRGSMRLARREALWAIKALRDEQLPLFAAADARENGLVQEIVEQPVALRPMSEGREVVEDYGHVGLTLRQHPVSFLREELLRQKMVPCSALDRTKDGRYIWLAGLVLVRQRPGSAKGVMFITIEDESGIANLIIWPRMFEQNRRIVMGARMMGLYGQVQREGEVVHVIAKKLIDLSPLLGSLGQRWEAGPSSLGPDDRALSHVGPDTGAVLAGPPNPRDILVRDLHIDQVRDRPLIKSRNFH